One Marasmius oreades isolate 03SP1 chromosome 2, whole genome shotgun sequence DNA segment encodes these proteins:
- a CDS encoding uncharacterized protein (BUSCO:EOG092604KQ), which yields MHALHQEVIPPSGVEFATSLKLIPGGFELPPNTSARHEIAARVVCNVVVARSNLLRIFEVREEPVEKQETVGKPQTNGDVEMGNEAENNGIIDKPATITKFYHVREHRLHGIVTGMEGVKTVASIEDKLDRLLVSFKDAKIALLEWSEAVNDLITVSIHTYERAPQLVALDSSLHRPELRVDPLSRCAALSLPKDSFAILPFYQSLAELDAIDQDQEQTRDIPYSPSFILDLPISVDKNMHHIIDFVFLPGFNSPTLAVLFQPQPTCTGRLKEFKDTVRLVIFALEIQVQKFPIITAVEGLPHDSFALLPCSTAIGGAVIITPNSLIYVDQASRRVVLPVNGWASRITDLSLPPSNSPEDQERNVLFEGSRAAFVDDKTILVVLKDGTVYPVEIVVDGKLVTRLTMGSALAQSTIPSLARMISEGTLFLGSTAGPSVLLKTTRVEEEVEEGEFKANAVQDVVMDDDEDDIYGPSGPTEPTRNVANGASKRTRSVIQLSLSDALPAHGPIADITMSVAKNGDRLVPELVTATGVGVLGGFTLFQRDLPTRTKRKLHAVGGVRGMWSLFIRHKADLDKKNSFPRPGYDNLIISTDVNPSPGLSRIGSRTAKGDVNITTRIPGTTVGVSAFFHNTAILQVMTNAIRVLEPDGTERQIIKDMDGHSPRAKIRGCSILDPFVLIFREDDTIGMFVGQPERGKIRRKDMSPMGEKGFRYLAGCFFADTTGLLESNRHNAAAPVPPSATSEKDGGATTSSSARTQWLILVRPQGVMEIWTLPKLTLAFSTPLLSTLQPGLTDSHEPPALSPPQDAPRKPQELDIEHILLASLGESRPKPHLFVLLRSGHSAVYQLLPAEPFLDPSITPRAFYVNIKFVKILAKKFEISRPEEGAQGIIAEQKRIIRQFVPFVTKPAHGTSKFSGVFLTGENPSWILSTDKGGIRLFPSGHAVVHAFTLCSMWESRGDFMVYSDEGPSLLEWVPDFQFDGPLPSKSVPRGRAYSSVVFDPSTSLIVASGTLEARFTSYDEDGNRIWEPDAVNISDPTVECSTLELISPDLWITMDGYEFANNEVINALACVTLETSSTESGSKEFIAVGTTIDRGEDLAVKGATYIFEIVEVVPDPSLAPKRWYKLRLRCRDDAKGPVTALCGLNGYLVSSMGQKIFVRAFDLDERLVGVAFLDVGLYVTSLRSLKNLLLISDAVKSISFVAFQEEPYKLVILGKDVPHRCINRVDFFFTENEMMLVASDEDGIIRMYDYNPQDPSSRDGRHLLLRTEFNAQAEFKSTTLVARRPSPEAVIPESRLICGGTNGSLICLTPVDEGASKRLQLLQGQLSRNMQHIAGLNPRTLRIVKNDYVSRPLSKGILDGNLLCHFEGLPITRQVEIMKEIGTEVAVVLKDWVTLQGPW from the exons ATGCATGCCCTCCATCAGGAAGTCATACCACCGAGTGGGGTGGAATTCGCAACCAGCCTCAAGCTGATACCAGGTGGTTTCGAACTGCCACCTAACACTTCAGCACGCCATGAAATTGCTGCCAGGGTCGTCTGCAACGTGGTAGTCGCGCGCTCTAACCTTCTGCGCATTTTCGAAGTGAGAGAAGAGCCGGTAGAAAAGCAGGAGACGGTGGGGAAACCGCAGACAAACGGAGATGTTGAGATGGGTAATGAAGCGGAAAATAATGGCATTATAGACAAG CCTGCAACTATCACCAAGTTTTATCATGTTCGCGAACATCGCCTTCACGGAATTGTTACCGGGATGGAGGGCGTCAAGACTGTTGCCTCGATTGAAGACAAGCTTGATCGTTTACTAGTTTCATTCAAGGATGCCAAG ATTGCCCTATTAGAATGGTCGGAGGCGGTTAATGACCTTATTACTGTTTCGATTCATACTTATGAGCGGGCACCTCAACTC GTGGCCTTGGACTCGTCGCTACATCGCCCCGAACTTCGCGTTGACCCGCTTTCACGATGTGCAGCGCTTTCTCTTCCAAAAGACTCCTTCGCCATTTTACCCTTTTATCAGTCTCTGGCAGAACTAGACGCCATCGACCAGGATCAAGAACAAACTCGCGATATCCCATATTCGCCAAGTTTCATACTGGACTTGCCAATATCCGTCGACAAGAATATGCACCATATCATCGATTTCGTATTTCTACCCGGGTTCAACAGTCCCACCCTGGCGGTACTCTTCCAGCCGCAGCCTACGTGCACGGG ACGACTAAAAGAATTCAAAGATACTGTTCGGCTGGTTATTTTTGCCCTCGAGATCCAAGTTCAAAAGTTCCCTATCATTACCGCGGTAGAAGGCTTGCCTCATGATAGTTTTGCGCTGCTTCCTTGCTCAACAGCAATCGGTGGCGCCGTTATTATTACCCCGAATTCTCTTATCTACGTCGATCAGGCTTCAAGACGAGTTGTCCTTCCCGTTAACGGCTGGGCCTCTCGGATAACCGATCTCTCCCTACCTCCCAGTAATTCACCAGAGGACCAAGAAAGGAATGTACTTTTCGAAGGCAGTCGGGCGGCCTTCGTCGACGACAAAACCATTCTCGTCGTTCTCAAGGATGGTACTGTTTATCCTGTTGAAATCGTTGTCGATGGTAAATTAGTAACGAGGTTGACGATGGGATCTGCTTTAGCGCAGAGCACTATTCCCTCATTGGCACGAATGATATCAGAAGGAACATTGTTTTTGGGAAGTACAGCTGGCCCCTCGGTACTCCTGAAAACTACacgagttgaagaagaagttgaagaaggagagtTCAAGGCGAACGCAGTTCAGGATGTGGtcatggatgatgatgaggatg ACATCTATGGCCCTTCAGGACCCACGGAGCCGACAAGGAATGTTGCAAATGGCGCATCTAAAAGGACTCGATCTGTCATTCAATTATCACTGTCTGACGCACTCCCTGCCCATGGCCCAATTGCCGATATTACAATGTCAGTGGCTAAAAATGGG GATCGACTTGTACCCGAGCTCGTTACGGCTACGGGCGTAGGCGTCTTAGGGGGTTTCACCTTGTTTCAG CGTGATTTGCCCACCCGTACCAAACGAAAACTCCATGCAGTCGGCGGTGTTCGAGGGATGTGGTCGCTATTCATACGTCACAAGGCGGATTTGGACAAGAAGAACTCTTTTCCTCGTCCTGGGTATGACAACTTGATCATCAGTACGGACGTCAACCCCTCTCCTGGGTTGTCTAGG ATTGGTTCACGAACGGCAAAAGGCGATGTTAACATCACGACTCGTATTCCCGGGACCACCGTCGGGGTCTCAGCGTTTTTCCATAATACTGCTATATTACAAGTCATGACTAATGCGATTCGTGTTCTCGAACCTG ATGGCACCGAAAGACAGATCATTAAGGATATGGATGGTCATAGCCCACGAGCCAAAATCAGAGGCTGCAGTATCTTGGATCCGTTTGTGTTGATCTTTCGAGAGGATGATACCATTGGGATGTTCGTAGGACAACCTGAGAGAGGCAAGATACGAAGAAAGGACATGTCGCCAATGGGAGAGAAG GGCTTTCGATATCTTGCGGGATGCTTTTTCGCAGATACAACTGGTTTATTAGAGTCGAATCGCCATAATGCGGCCGCACCCGTACCACCCAGCGCTACGAGCGAGAAAGACGGAGGTGCCACAACGTCTAGCAGTGCCCGGACGCAATGGCTGATCCTGGTACGCCCGCAGGGTGTGATGGAG ATATGGACACTCCCAAAACTGACCTTGGCCTTCTCCACGCCTCTACTCTCTACTCTACAACCCGGACTGACGGATTCGCATGAGCCTCCTGCGCTTTCTCCTCCTCAAGACGCTCCGCGTAAACCTCAAGAACTGGATATTGAACATATCCTTCTTGCTTCTCTTGGAGAATCCAGACCCAAGCCGCACTTATTC GTTTTACTGCGTTCCGGCCATTCAGCAGTCTATCAGCTCTTGCCGGCCGAGCCCTTCTTGGACCCCTCTATTACTCCTCGGGCATTCTATGTTAATATCAAGTTCGTCAAAATCCTGGCCAAGaagtttgagatctcaagaCCGGAGGAGGGTGCTCAGGGAATAATCGCAGAGCAGAAGAGGATCATCAGACAATTCGTACCGTTCGTTACCAAGCCTGCTCATGGTACCTCAAAGTTCTCGGGAGTGTTCTTGACTGGAGAAAATCCTAGTTGGATTTTGAGTACGGACAAGGGTGGCATACGTTTATTTCCGTCGGGCCATGCCGTAGTACATGCGTTTACGTTGTGCTCGATGTGGGAATCGAGAGGGGATTTTATGGTCTATTCTGATGAG GGTCCTAGCCTTCTCGAATGGGTCCCCGATTTCCAGTTCGATGGACCTTTACCATCCAAATCGGTACCTCGAGGACGAGCGTACTCGAGTGTCGTCTTTGACCCATCGACTTCCTTGATTGTTGCATCGGGGACGTTAGAGGCCCGGTTCACTTCATACGATGAGGACGGGAATAGAATATGGGAACCAGATG CTGTCAACATCTCCGATCCTACCGTTGAATGTTCAACACTTGAGCTCATTTCGCCTGACCTATGGATAACAATGGATGG ATATGAATTTGCCAATAATGAGGTTATCAATGCGCTTGCTTGCGTCACGCTTGAGACGTCTAGTACCGAATCGGGAAGTAAAGAGTTCATCGCCGTCGGAACGACTATTGATAGGGGGGAAGATTTGGCTGTGAAAGGCGCT ACCTACATCTTTGAAATCGTTGAGGTCGTTCCGGATCCATCCTTGGCGCCCAAGCGTTGGTACAAATTGCGTTTAAGGTGTCGTGATGATGCGAAAGGACCCGTTACGGCTCTGTGTGGTCTAAATGGATATCTTGTTTCTTCGATGGGACAGAAG ATCTTCGTGCGTGCATTTGATCTCGATGAGAGGCTCGTCGGTGTCGCTTTTTTGGATGTAGGGTTGTATGTCACCTCCCTAAGGTCGTTAAAGAACCTACTCCTTATCAGCGATGCTGTGAAGAGTATATCGTTTGTTGCTTTCCAA GAAGAACCTTATAAGCTTGTTATACTCGGGAAGGATGTCCCGCATCGTTGTATCAATCGGGTTGACTTCTTTTTCACCGAAAATGAGATGATGTTGGTTGCAAGTGATGAAGATGGGATCATCAGGATGTATGATTACAATCCGCAGG ATCCCAGCTCTCGAGATGGCCGACATCTACTGTTACGCACGGAGTTCAATGCACAAGCGGAATTCAAATCAACGACGCTCGTGGCGCGTAGGCCGTCACCAGAAGCTGTCATTCCAGAATCGAGATTGATATGTG GTGGTACCAATGGATCACTAATATGCCTCACGCCTGTTGATGAAGGCGCTTCGAAACGGTTGCAACTCCTACAAGGACAGCTCAGTAGGAACATGCAACATATTGCTGGGTTGAACCCGAGGACACTTCG CATCGTGAAGAACGATTATGTTTCGAGACCGCTGTCGAAAGGCATACTTGATGGCAACTTGTTATGTCATTTCGAAGGGTTGCCCATTACGAGGCAGGTCGAGATTATGAAGGAAATTGGAACGGAAGTTGCGGTGGTATTAAAGGATTGGGTCACTCTTCAGGGGCCCTGGTGA